One part of the Desulfovibrio sp. genome encodes these proteins:
- a CDS encoding P-II family nitrogen regulator, producing MQMIRTIIRPEKTTEVLSELLSAGFPAVTKLDVVGRGKQKGIMVGDIQYDEIPKQMLMLVVSDEDKDDAIRVILRVAKTGDGHFGDGRIFVSSVSEAWTISSGKSGL from the coding sequence ATGCAGATGATTCGCACGATTATCCGGCCTGAAAAGACCACCGAGGTTCTCTCAGAGCTGCTGTCAGCGGGCTTTCCCGCCGTTACCAAGCTCGACGTGGTGGGCCGTGGCAAGCAAAAAGGCATAATGGTGGGCGACATTCAATACGACGAAATTCCCAAGCAGATGCTCATGCTTGTGGTCAGCGACGAAGACAAGGACGACGCCATCCGCGTTATCCTGCGCGTGGCCAAGACTGGCGACGGCCACTTTGGCGATGGCAGAATCTTTGTTTCAAGCGTCAGCGAGGCCTGGACCATCAGCAGCGGCAAGTCTGGCCTGTAG
- the nifH gene encoding nitrogenase iron protein, translated as MRQVAIYGKGGIGKSTTTQNLNAGLGEMGKNIMIVGCDPKADSTRLILGGLAQQSVLDTLREEGEDIELDLVLKNGFKGIRCVESGGPEPGVGCAGRGIITSIGLLERLGAYTDDLDYVFYDVLGDVVCGGFAMPIREGKAQEIYIVASGEMMALYAANNICKGIKKYANTGGVRLGGIICNSRKVDGEAELVSAVAKEIGTQMIHFVPRDNMVQRAEINKQTVIEFDPTCGQADEYRSLAQKIDGNDMFVIPKPLSQERLEELLMEHGLMDA; from the coding sequence ATGCGTCAGGTAGCTATCTACGGCAAGGGCGGCATCGGCAAGTCCACCACCACACAGAACCTCAACGCCGGCCTCGGCGAAATGGGCAAGAACATCATGATCGTGGGCTGTGATCCCAAGGCCGACTCCACGCGCCTGATTCTGGGCGGCCTGGCTCAGCAGAGCGTGCTCGATACCCTGCGCGAAGAGGGTGAAGACATCGAGCTGGATCTGGTGCTCAAAAACGGCTTCAAGGGCATCCGTTGCGTGGAATCGGGCGGCCCGGAACCGGGCGTGGGCTGCGCTGGTCGCGGTATCATCACCTCCATCGGTCTGCTCGAACGTCTTGGCGCCTACACCGACGACCTCGACTACGTGTTCTACGACGTTCTGGGCGACGTTGTGTGCGGTGGTTTCGCCATGCCCATCCGTGAAGGCAAGGCCCAGGAAATCTACATCGTGGCCTCGGGCGAAATGATGGCCCTCTACGCCGCCAACAACATCTGCAAGGGTATCAAGAAGTACGCCAACACCGGCGGCGTGCGCCTTGGCGGCATTATCTGCAACAGCCGCAAGGTTGATGGCGAAGCCGAGCTTGTCTCAGCCGTTGCCAAGGAAATCGGCACTCAGATGATCCACTTTGTGCCGCGCGACAACATGGTGCAGCGCGCCGAAATCAACAAGCAGACTGTTATCGAATTCGACCCCACCTGCGGGCAGGCCGACGAATACCGCTCACTGGCCCAGAAGATCGACGGCAACGACATGTTTGTTATCCCCAAGCCCCTCTCCCAGGAAAGGCTCGAAGAGTTGCTCATGGAACACGGTTTGATGGACGCCTAA
- the glpB gene encoding anaerobic glycerol-3-phosphate dehydrogenase subunit GlpB: protein MSRIVDVLVVGSGLAGLVAALTAAEQGRSVRLLTTGMGSLAISGGSVDFLGYADSRLASDPWQSLALLPEDHPYRLMGTESVRTAFKFFSDTMEKQHWPMRPALAQDGTPRNTQLPTIMGTLKPTYLLPASLNTQAMASAKKVLVLSVHGLRDCQPALVVSQLKRYKSWADREFTQGLLPSPFGETHRAITALDLARLTDKPQSRQWLLDALAPYAGKYDLILMPPLCGSKANPEVWQAVNAAAGCPVVEMLSIPPGVGGLRLRDALLNALHKHDFELVENTTVLRAETADKNCTSVLAEASGQQRRHAARAFVTATGGILGGGMVLEPGQCWDSVFKIDITVPQDVTLWSEPQIFGNHLFSRMGVRVDREMRPVDAAAAVRWQNVFFAGRSLGGYDYATEKSGHGVAIATGWQAGRMAAAAAAAGEKQ from the coding sequence ATGAGCAGGATTGTTGACGTACTGGTGGTCGGCTCTGGTCTGGCGGGTCTTGTGGCTGCGCTGACCGCAGCCGAACAGGGCCGCAGCGTGCGGCTGCTTACAACGGGCATGGGGTCGCTGGCCATCAGCGGCGGCTCGGTTGATTTTCTTGGCTATGCAGACAGCCGGCTGGCCTCAGACCCGTGGCAAAGCCTGGCACTGCTGCCAGAGGACCACCCGTACCGCCTCATGGGAACGGAAAGCGTGCGCACGGCCTTTAAGTTCTTTTCCGACACCATGGAAAAGCAGCACTGGCCCATGCGCCCCGCCCTCGCGCAGGATGGCACGCCGCGCAACACCCAGCTGCCCACAATCATGGGCACGCTCAAGCCCACCTATCTGCTGCCCGCCAGTCTGAACACCCAGGCCATGGCCAGCGCCAAAAAGGTGCTGGTGCTCAGCGTGCACGGCCTGCGCGACTGCCAGCCCGCCCTGGTGGTAAGCCAGCTCAAGCGCTACAAAAGCTGGGCTGACAGGGAATTCACCCAGGGCCTGCTGCCCTCGCCCTTTGGCGAAACCCACCGCGCCATTACAGCGCTTGACCTTGCCCGCCTCACAGACAAGCCGCAAAGCCGCCAGTGGCTGCTGGACGCACTTGCCCCCTACGCTGGCAAGTACGACCTTATCCTTATGCCACCGCTGTGCGGCAGCAAGGCCAACCCCGAAGTGTGGCAGGCCGTCAACGCGGCCGCAGGCTGCCCGGTGGTCGAAATGCTTTCCATTCCTCCGGGTGTTGGCGGGCTGCGCCTGCGCGACGCCCTGCTGAACGCCCTGCACAAACATGATTTTGAACTGGTGGAAAACACCACGGTGCTGCGTGCAGAGACGGCAGACAAAAACTGCACGTCGGTGCTTGCCGAGGCCTCTGGCCAGCAGCGCCGACATGCGGCCCGCGCCTTTGTTACCGCCACCGGCGGCATACTTGGTGGCGGCATGGTGCTTGAGCCCGGCCAGTGCTGGGATTCCGTGTTCAAAATAGACATTACTGTTCCGCAGGACGTGACCCTGTGGTCTGAACCGCAAATTTTCGGCAATCACCTGTTCTCACGAATGGGTGTGCGCGTTGACCGCGAAATGCGGCCTGTGGATGCAGCTGCTGCCGTACGCTGGCAAAACGTGTTTTTTGCCGGGCGCAGCCTTGGCGGCTACGATTACGCAACAGAAAAAAGCGGTCATGGCGTTGCCATCGCCACGGGCTGGCAGGCGGGTCGCATGGCCGCCGCAGCCGCCGCTGCCGGGGAAAAACAATGA
- the nifD gene encoding nitrogenase molybdenum-iron protein alpha chain: protein MSIDANAVVLERYNAKVFKNRKEHMLKVNPAEDQMIIANTRAIPGIMTNRGCCYAGCKGVVLGPIKDMVTITHGPVGCGFYSWGTRRNKAKAEGDAPNYIQYCFTTDMQEPDIVFGGTKKLKKAIDEIMAIMKPKTIMIAATCPVGLIGDDIQAVAAEAEKEYGIRCVAYSCEGYKGVSQSAGHHIANNGLMKRVIGTGSYEPASKYSINILGEYNIGGDGWEQERILKKIGYEVVSVFTGDGEVERIASSHKANLNLVQCHRSINYIAEMMKTKYGVDWLKVNFIGLEGTVQSLRDMAAYFGDPELAQRTEQVIAEELAEVQDQMASYKARLNGKTAALFVGGSRSHHYQGLLQDLGIKTVLAGYEFGHRDDYEGREIIPNIKDDADSKNIEHITVEKDEKKYHAYLTQEEYDKLAAEIPLEKYHGMIRDMDEGTYVVDDLNMYEAEKFMEILKPDMFFSGIKDKYALQKAGTLSRQLHSYDYSGPYAGFKGATRFGYDLCMGYFTPAWHMVTPPWKNRATLQGTVGE, encoded by the coding sequence ATGAGTATTGACGCCAACGCAGTAGTGCTTGAGCGCTACAACGCCAAGGTCTTCAAGAACCGCAAGGAGCACATGCTCAAGGTCAATCCTGCGGAAGACCAGATGATTATCGCCAACACGCGTGCCATTCCCGGCATCATGACCAACCGGGGCTGCTGTTACGCTGGCTGCAAGGGCGTTGTGCTCGGTCCCATCAAGGACATGGTCACGATCACCCACGGGCCCGTAGGCTGCGGCTTCTACAGCTGGGGCACGCGCCGCAACAAGGCCAAGGCCGAGGGTGATGCACCCAACTACATTCAGTACTGCTTTACCACTGACATGCAGGAACCCGACATCGTCTTTGGCGGCACCAAAAAGCTCAAGAAGGCCATCGACGAAATCATGGCAATCATGAAGCCCAAAACCATCATGATTGCCGCCACCTGCCCCGTGGGCCTGATCGGCGACGACATTCAGGCCGTGGCCGCAGAAGCTGAGAAAGAATACGGCATCCGCTGCGTGGCGTACAGCTGTGAAGGTTACAAGGGCGTGAGCCAGTCGGCAGGTCACCACATCGCCAACAACGGCCTCATGAAGCGCGTTATCGGTACCGGCAGTTATGAACCCGCCAGCAAGTATTCCATCAACATTCTTGGCGAATACAACATCGGCGGCGACGGCTGGGAGCAGGAACGCATTCTCAAAAAGATCGGCTACGAAGTGGTTTCGGTGTTCACCGGTGATGGCGAAGTGGAACGCATCGCCAGCTCGCACAAGGCCAATCTCAACCTCGTGCAGTGCCACCGCTCCATCAACTACATCGCCGAAATGATGAAGACCAAGTATGGCGTGGACTGGCTCAAGGTAAACTTTATCGGTCTGGAAGGAACAGTGCAGAGCCTGCGCGACATGGCGGCCTATTTTGGCGACCCCGAGCTTGCGCAGCGCACCGAACAGGTTATCGCCGAAGAGCTGGCCGAAGTGCAGGACCAGATGGCCTCGTACAAGGCCCGCCTCAACGGCAAAACCGCTGCCCTCTTTGTGGGCGGCAGCCGCTCGCACCACTATCAGGGTCTGCTGCAGGACCTGGGCATCAAGACAGTGCTGGCCGGCTACGAATTTGGTCACCGCGACGACTACGAAGGCCGGGAAATCATCCCCAATATCAAGGACGACGCGGACAGCAAGAACATTGAACACATCACCGTGGAAAAGGACGAAAAGAAGTATCACGCCTACCTTACCCAGGAAGAGTACGACAAGCTGGCGGCCGAAATTCCGCTTGAAAAGTACCACGGCATGATACGCGACATGGATGAGGGAACCTACGTGGTTGACGACCTCAACATGTATGAAGCTGAAAAATTCATGGAAATCCTCAAGCCCGACATGTTTTTCTCTGGCATCAAGGACAAGTACGCGCTGCAGAAGGCCGGTACCCTCTCGCGCCAGCTGCACAGCTACGATTACAGCGGGCCTTACGCGGGTTTCAAGGGCGCAACACGGTTCGGTTACGACCTTTGCATGGGTTACTTTACCCCCGCGTGGCACATGGTAACCCCGCCCTGGAAGAACCGCGCCACCCTGCAAGGAACTGTGGGAGAATAG
- a CDS encoding class I SAM-dependent methyltransferase produces MNNDSKKYGTRDFWNSRAESFPRFEAGDSTYEARMLNLARENGVDFRGKTVLDVGCGSGMYTIRLAQLAATVTALDISDKMLRILMQDAAAQGLANIRPVLSDWEHFTPGERFQIVFASMTPALTDDAAREKLHACAQEQVVFMGFTERKPSDVMAALYDHYEVSPPRFADAPPMRAWLQTRHIPHTVLPVNGQWVVPHSRQQLLEACTANLRARGAHPDTAHIAAYIEAFRDRDGAYVERTEYSLEMIIWQAC; encoded by the coding sequence ATGAATAACGACAGCAAAAAATACGGCACCAGAGATTTCTGGAACAGCCGGGCCGAGTCGTTTCCCCGTTTTGAAGCAGGGGACTCCACCTACGAGGCCCGCATGCTGAATCTTGCCCGTGAAAATGGCGTCGATTTTCGCGGCAAAACAGTGCTGGATGTGGGTTGCGGTAGCGGCATGTACACCATCCGCCTTGCCCAGCTCGCAGCCACGGTCACGGCCCTGGATATTTCGGACAAAATGCTGCGCATTCTCATGCAGGACGCAGCAGCCCAAGGCCTTGCCAACATCCGCCCCGTGCTCTCTGACTGGGAACACTTTACACCGGGCGAGCGTTTTCAGATTGTCTTTGCCTCCATGACTCCCGCCCTCACCGACGATGCCGCACGCGAAAAGCTGCACGCCTGCGCGCAGGAGCAGGTGGTCTTTATGGGCTTTACCGAGCGCAAACCCTCTGATGTCATGGCGGCGCTGTACGATCACTATGAGGTCAGCCCGCCCCGCTTTGCCGATGCGCCGCCCATGCGCGCATGGTTGCAGACCCGCCACATTCCACACACGGTGCTGCCAGTAAACGGTCAGTGGGTTGTGCCCCACAGCCGCCAGCAACTGCTGGAGGCTTGCACCGCCAACCTGCGGGCGCGGGGCGCACACCCAGACACCGCGCATATAGCCGCATACATTGAGGCCTTTCGCGACCGAGACGGCGCATATGTGGAGCGCACCGAATATTCCCTTGAAATGATCATCTGGCAGGCCTGCTGA
- the glpA gene encoding anaerobic glycerol-3-phosphate dehydrogenase subunit GlpA: MLETTVVVIGGGATGIGTLRDLCMRGIPAILLEQGGLAHGTSSRFHGLLHSGGRYAVGDNESARECIEENMIVRRIGRQCIEETEGFFALTPEDDPSYVDRWVEACGRAGIDAPEVDVKEALRLEPNMSPEISRVFRVPDSCVDGFRLVLHNAMSARRHGGKMLTYHEVTGICQKNGKVCGVTAINKNTGETVEIACSMVVNAAGSWSGRIAALAGLDVAVSPDRGTLVVFNHRFTSRVVNRLHPGSDGDIFVPHGSITILGTTSMPTDRPDDTTPTSEEVLRLLKIGEPLFPRVREYRILRAFAGTRPLYTPGNAAGRKASRNFHVVDHAEQGLDGMVSIFGGKLTTYRLMGERATDRVCAKLGINVPCRTAEEPIIPDPDEATLARAAKYFPVQGIKLMADRMGDDIGPVLEQAEKAETNPLLCECEMVSMAEIECVAKDPSTHSLTDIRLRTRLGMGTCQGTFCSLRTVAALAEHGISLELSPTDNARRFLQERWGGLRPALWGMQAREMELGRAVYAGTLNLDGAAHEQDC, encoded by the coding sequence ATGCTTGAAACTACTGTTGTCGTCATTGGCGGCGGCGCAACAGGCATTGGAACCCTGCGCGATCTTTGCATGCGCGGTATTCCTGCCATATTGCTCGAACAGGGCGGCCTGGCCCACGGCACTAGCTCGCGCTTTCACGGCCTGCTGCATAGCGGTGGGCGCTATGCTGTAGGCGATAATGAGTCGGCACGCGAATGTATTGAAGAAAACATGATCGTGCGCCGCATTGGCAGGCAGTGCATTGAAGAAACTGAAGGCTTCTTTGCCCTCACGCCAGAGGACGATCCCTCCTATGTGGACCGCTGGGTTGAGGCCTGTGGCCGAGCGGGTATTGATGCCCCCGAAGTTGACGTTAAGGAAGCCCTGCGCCTCGAGCCCAACATGTCGCCCGAAATCAGCCGCGTTTTTCGCGTGCCCGATTCGTGCGTGGACGGCTTTCGCCTGGTGCTGCACAACGCCATGTCTGCCCGCAGACACGGCGGAAAAATGCTCACCTATCACGAGGTAACCGGCATCTGCCAAAAAAACGGCAAGGTGTGCGGTGTTACGGCCATCAACAAGAACACGGGCGAAACGGTAGAAATCGCCTGTTCCATGGTGGTGAACGCCGCTGGCTCGTGGTCTGGCCGCATTGCGGCGCTGGCCGGGCTTGATGTGGCTGTTTCGCCTGACCGTGGCACGCTCGTGGTCTTTAACCACCGCTTTACCTCGCGCGTGGTCAACCGCCTGCACCCCGGTTCGGACGGCGATATTTTTGTGCCTCACGGCTCCATCACCATTTTGGGCACAACATCCATGCCCACCGACAGGCCCGACGACACCACGCCCACCAGCGAGGAAGTGCTGCGCCTGCTCAAGATTGGCGAGCCGCTGTTCCCGCGCGTGCGCGAATACCGCATTTTGCGGGCCTTTGCGGGCACACGCCCCCTGTACACGCCGGGCAATGCCGCCGGGCGCAAAGCCAGCCGCAACTTCCACGTTGTGGACCATGCGGAACAGGGCCTCGACGGCATGGTTTCCATCTTTGGCGGCAAGCTCACCACATACCGCCTCATGGGAGAACGGGCTACAGACCGCGTTTGCGCCAAACTTGGCATTAACGTCCCCTGCCGCACGGCTGAGGAACCGATCATACCCGATCCGGACGAAGCAACCCTTGCCCGAGCGGCCAAATACTTTCCCGTGCAGGGCATCAAGCTTATGGCCGACCGCATGGGCGACGACATTGGCCCGGTGCTGGAACAGGCCGAAAAGGCCGAAACCAACCCCCTGCTCTGCGAATGCGAAATGGTGAGCATGGCCGAGATCGAATGCGTGGCAAAAGATCCCTCCACCCATTCGCTCACCGATATCCGCCTTCGCACCCGCTTGGGCATGGGCACATGCCAGGGCACGTTCTGCTCGCTGCGCACCGTTGCTGCGCTGGCCGAGCACGGCATTTCGCTTGAGCTCTCGCCCACCGACAACGCACGGCGCTTCCTGCAGGAACGCTGGGGCGGGCTGCGCCCGGCCCTCTGGGGCATGCAGGCCCGTGAAATGGAACTTGGCCGCGCCGTATACGCGGGAACACTCAATCTTGATGGAGCCGCCCATGAGCAGGATTGTTGA
- a CDS encoding HAD-IIA family hydrolase: MDWSQKRCVVLDMDGTVYLGHIPIAGAVRFIQQHWDSLDFYFLSNNTSKSPLTYVDKLNGMGIAAREDLLLSPVTPLVDFLRAKGIKRVYPVGNADFQRDLQHRMPELQLVEDGAQAVVLAYDTELTYHKLARSAVLLQDSSVLFLATHPDLVCPSPEGPLPDVGSFISLYATATGRKPQYIFGKPDPAVLAPLLARYRKEEMVMVGDRLSTDIQLARNAGIDSLLVLSGEATRADLAREEHQPTLVLEDLGHADKDWA, encoded by the coding sequence ATGGATTGGTCACAAAAACGCTGCGTTGTGCTTGATATGGATGGCACTGTCTATCTTGGCCATATTCCCATTGCAGGAGCTGTGCGCTTCATTCAGCAACACTGGGACAGCCTGGATTTTTACTTTCTGAGCAACAATACTTCAAAATCTCCGCTGACCTACGTGGACAAGCTCAACGGTATGGGCATTGCAGCACGCGAAGACCTGCTGCTGTCGCCCGTTACGCCGCTGGTGGATTTTTTGCGCGCCAAAGGCATTAAGCGCGTGTACCCCGTAGGCAATGCCGACTTCCAGCGCGACCTGCAGCACCGCATGCCCGAGCTGCAACTGGTGGAAGATGGCGCGCAGGCGGTAGTGCTGGCCTACGATACCGAGCTTACCTACCACAAGCTTGCGCGTTCTGCGGTGCTGCTGCAGGACAGCTCTGTGCTGTTTCTCGCCACGCACCCGGACCTCGTGTGCCCCTCGCCCGAAGGTCCTCTGCCCGATGTGGGCAGCTTCATAAGCCTGTACGCCACAGCCACGGGCAGAAAGCCGCAATACATTTTTGGCAAGCCCGATCCCGCTGTGCTTGCCCCTCTGTTGGCCCGCTACCGCAAGGAAGAAATGGTCATGGTGGGCGACCGCCTGAGCACGGACATTCAGCTGGCCCGCAATGCGGGCATTGATTCCTTACTTGTGCTCAGTGGCGAGGCTACTCGGGCCGATCTGGCGCGTGAGGAACATCAGCCCACACTGGTGCTTGAAGATCTGGGCCACGCCGACAAAGACTGGGCATAA
- the glpT gene encoding glycerol-3-phosphate transporter, translating to MVGILKPAAHIDEIPVDKQSALYKRLRWQIFMGIFIGYAGFYLIRKNFSLAVPFLIEQGFSRGDLGVAMSAVAIAYGFSKFLMGVVSDRSNPRLFLPLGLTLSAAISLLMGFVPWATSSVPIMFVLLFLSGWFQGMGWPPCGRTMVHWWSHSERGAVVSIWNCAHNLGGGLVSPLFLLGMMLFSDWRSAFYMPAFGAVMIAVFALITMRDTPQSCGLPPIEKFKNDYPESYDDKQEKELSAKEIFKLYILPNKLLWYIAFANIFVYLLRYGILDWAPTYLKEVKAFSLSKSSWAYFLYEFSGIPGTLLCGWVSDKIFKGNRAATGIVFMILVTVATVIYWKNPAGNPTVDMITLIAIGFLIYGPVMLIGLYALELVPKKAAGTAAGFTGLFGYLGGTVAANAIVGYTVDHFGWDGGFMLMTVACLLSIVLFFITGMSLRNSQKAAQA from the coding sequence ATGGTTGGCATTTTAAAACCTGCGGCTCACATTGATGAGATTCCTGTTGATAAGCAGTCTGCCCTATACAAGCGCCTGCGCTGGCAGATTTTTATGGGTATTTTTATTGGTTATGCGGGCTTTTACCTTATTCGGAAAAACTTTTCGCTGGCTGTGCCCTTTCTGATTGAGCAGGGCTTCAGCCGTGGCGATCTTGGCGTGGCCATGTCTGCCGTTGCCATCGCCTACGGTTTTTCCAAATTCCTCATGGGTGTTGTTTCTGACCGTTCCAACCCCCGTCTCTTCCTGCCCCTGGGCCTTACGCTTTCGGCTGCCATCTCGCTGCTCATGGGCTTTGTGCCCTGGGCCACCTCCAGTGTGCCGATCATGTTTGTGCTGCTCTTTTTGAGCGGCTGGTTCCAGGGCATGGGCTGGCCGCCCTGCGGCCGCACCATGGTACACTGGTGGTCCCATTCCGAGCGCGGCGCGGTCGTTTCCATATGGAACTGCGCCCACAACCTGGGTGGCGGTCTGGTCAGTCCCCTGTTTTTGCTGGGCATGATGCTGTTCAGTGACTGGCGTTCGGCCTTTTATATGCCCGCCTTTGGCGCTGTGATGATCGCTGTTTTTGCCCTGATCACCATGCGCGACACACCGCAGTCGTGCGGTCTGCCGCCCATTGAAAAGTTCAAGAACGACTACCCCGAATCGTACGACGACAAGCAGGAAAAAGAGCTTTCGGCCAAAGAAATCTTCAAGCTCTACATCCTGCCCAACAAGCTGCTGTGGTACATCGCCTTTGCCAACATTTTCGTCTACCTGCTGCGCTACGGCATTCTTGACTGGGCCCCCACTTATCTCAAGGAAGTAAAGGCGTTCAGCCTTTCCAAGTCTTCGTGGGCGTACTTTTTGTACGAATTTTCGGGCATCCCGGGCACACTGCTGTGCGGCTGGGTTTCGGATAAAATCTTCAAGGGCAACCGCGCCGCCACCGGCATTGTGTTCATGATTCTGGTGACCGTCGCCACCGTGATCTACTGGAAAAATCCCGCTGGCAACCCCACCGTGGACATGATTACCCTGATTGCCATTGGCTTTCTCATTTACGGGCCTGTCATGCTTATTGGCCTGTACGCGCTGGAACTGGTACCCAAAAAAGCCGCTGGCACGGCTGCCGGCTTTACCGGCCTGTTTGGCTACCTTGGCGGCACGGTGGCGGCCAACGCCATTGTGGGCTACACCGTTGACCACTTTGGCTGGGACGGCGGCTTTATGCTGATGACTGTGGCCTGCCTTCTTTCCATCGTGCTGTTCTTCATAACCGGCATGTCGCTGAGAAATTCGCAAAAGGCCGCACAGGCCTAA
- a CDS encoding P-II family nitrogen regulator produces the protein MQEIVAMVRANMVAATKNALSKAGCPSFSCTKCLGRGKKGMDPATLRMVMESGELPRTPAGESLTEVGRLIPKRLFNICVPDEKVEAVVKAIIEANSTGHPGDGKIFVMPVEESYVVRTGERADA, from the coding sequence ATGCAGGAAATAGTTGCAATGGTTCGGGCCAACATGGTGGCAGCTACTAAAAATGCCCTCTCAAAGGCCGGGTGCCCCTCATTCTCATGCACCAAGTGTCTGGGGCGCGGCAAAAAGGGTATGGATCCCGCCACCCTGCGCATGGTTATGGAAAGCGGCGAGCTGCCGCGCACTCCCGCGGGCGAATCCCTTACGGAAGTGGGCAGGCTGATTCCCAAGCGGTTATTCAATATCTGCGTTCCCGATGAAAAGGTCGAAGCTGTGGTCAAGGCCATCATAGAGGCCAACAGCACCGGCCACCCCGGCGACGGAAAGATCTTTGTGATGCCGGTGGAAGAATCCTATGTGGTTCGCACGGGCGAGCGCGCTGACGCATAA
- a CDS encoding anaerobic glycerol-3-phosphate dehydrogenase subunit C, which produces MSVRINPDKCIACTTCVVHCPVAEATPKFLGPRMIGPAYERFRLLGLTEDPSLHYCANCKNCDISCPHGVPVSSLNMMARADQFKKHSPGLRDWVLGHGELMAKWLRLIPAIIKNFGMLNPVTRTVLDALGIDKRAPLPAFAPQTFRQLMRHVHQPDHKRSVVFYPGCYVDVYDPRTGLDMVWAMNRAGYKVIVPEELVCCGLPMVANGFWQHARSNAEHNLKALGLWRDAGLPVVTGCPSCALMFRVDLPEYFPDLADKYGACRLADAQEFLLDAVDSGDLSLKTDGKHTNLPDLKLIYHAPCHLRAQGNGLPGLELLRRLDGVTVENADAGCCGISGSYGFKKEKYDIAQTVGSELFAKVRESGAQAAVSECGTCRVQITHGSGKFSLHPVSILRQRLEAR; this is translated from the coding sequence ATGAGCGTGCGCATTAATCCGGACAAGTGTATAGCCTGCACCACCTGCGTGGTGCACTGCCCCGTGGCGGAGGCCACGCCCAAGTTTCTGGGCCCACGCATGATCGGCCCGGCCTATGAGCGTTTTCGTCTGTTGGGCCTTACAGAAGATCCCTCGCTGCACTATTGCGCCAACTGCAAAAACTGCGACATCTCATGCCCGCACGGCGTGCCTGTTTCCAGCCTCAACATGATGGCCCGGGCCGACCAGTTCAAAAAACACTCACCCGGTCTGCGCGACTGGGTGCTTGGGCATGGCGAGCTCATGGCCAAGTGGCTGCGGCTTATCCCCGCCATCATCAAGAACTTTGGCATGCTCAACCCTGTCACGCGCACGGTTCTTGATGCCCTGGGCATCGACAAACGCGCGCCTCTGCCCGCCTTTGCGCCGCAAACCTTCCGCCAGCTCATGCGTCATGTGCATCAGCCAGATCACAAGCGCAGCGTGGTTTTTTACCCCGGCTGCTATGTGGACGTGTACGATCCCCGTACCGGCCTCGATATGGTGTGGGCCATGAACCGCGCTGGCTACAAGGTTATAGTGCCCGAAGAACTGGTGTGCTGCGGCCTGCCCATGGTTGCCAACGGCTTTTGGCAGCATGCCCGTTCCAATGCCGAGCATAACCTCAAGGCCCTTGGCCTGTGGCGCGATGCAGGTCTGCCCGTGGTTACGGGCTGCCCCAGCTGCGCACTCATGTTCCGCGTTGACCTGCCGGAATACTTCCCCGATCTGGCGGACAAGTACGGCGCGTGCCGCCTGGCCGATGCGCAGGAGTTTCTGCTGGATGCCGTGGACAGTGGCGACCTTTCGCTCAAGACCGACGGCAAGCATACCAACCTGCCAGACCTCAAGCTCATCTACCATGCTCCCTGCCACCTGCGTGCCCAGGGCAACGGTTTGCCGGGTCTTGAACTGCTGCGCCGCCTTGATGGCGTTACGGTGGAAAATGCCGATGCCGGTTGCTGCGGTATCTCTGGCAGTTACGGCTTTAAAAAGGAAAAATACGATATCGCCCAGACTGTGGGCTCAGAGCTGTTTGCCAAGGTTCGCGAAAGCGGCGCTCAGGCGGCGGTTTCTGAATGCGGCACCTGCCGCGTGCAGATCACGCACGGCTCGGGCAAGTTCAGCCTGCACCCGGTGAGCATTCTGCGCCAGCGGCTTGAAGCCCGCTAA